In Halomarina salina, one DNA window encodes the following:
- a CDS encoding SdpI family protein — protein sequence MNTTRRFVLAAGLVALGGVASVLAAPSLPDQVVTHWNAAGEPDGTMAKLPALALMPLLSAFLVGLFAVIPRLDPLGENIGEFRPYYDWFVVVFAAFMLLVHLGTLAFNLGYDVDITQVVLAGVALLFYYVGVLLGHAERNWFVGVRTPWTLSSDEVWARTHRLAGRLFKLTALVSLVGLLVGDYAVYFLLVPALATAAVTVGYSYYLYERLERAGELSPNSGL from the coding sequence ATGAACACAACTCGTCGGTTCGTACTGGCCGCCGGACTGGTCGCCCTCGGCGGTGTCGCGAGCGTCCTCGCCGCGCCGTCGCTCCCCGACCAGGTGGTCACGCACTGGAACGCCGCGGGCGAACCGGACGGAACGATGGCGAAACTCCCGGCTCTCGCGCTGATGCCGCTCCTGTCGGCGTTCCTGGTGGGCCTGTTCGCCGTGATTCCGCGTCTCGACCCGCTCGGTGAGAACATCGGCGAGTTCCGGCCGTACTACGACTGGTTCGTCGTCGTCTTCGCGGCGTTCATGCTCCTGGTCCACCTCGGAACGCTGGCGTTCAACCTCGGCTACGACGTCGACATTACGCAGGTCGTCCTCGCGGGCGTCGCCCTGCTCTTCTACTACGTCGGCGTGTTGCTCGGCCACGCCGAACGCAACTGGTTCGTCGGCGTCCGGACGCCGTGGACGCTCAGTAGCGACGAGGTGTGGGCTCGGACCCACCGGCTCGCCGGTCGGCTGTTCAAACTCACCGCGCTGGTCTCGCTGGTCGGCCTCCTAGTCGGCGACTACGCGGTGTACTTCCTGCTCGTGCCCGCACTGGCGACCGCTGCGGTCACCGTCGGCTACTCCTACTACCTCTACGAGCGCCTCGAACGCGCCGGGGAGCTATCGCCGAACTCCGGCCTCTGA
- a CDS encoding HalOD1 output domain-containing protein has protein sequence MVPSSPDRPNRESERYVSYYDPTGSRKLSTILVHRLADLMGTDVRRAERVLYESIDPVSLDRLFQQRHDGSARYDGLTRFRVDGYAVVITADGRIEITPHDPPEE, from the coding sequence ATGGTTCCATCGTCCCCAGACAGACCGAATCGCGAGTCCGAGCGCTACGTCTCGTACTACGACCCGACCGGGTCGCGGAAGCTCAGTACCATCCTCGTCCACAGGCTGGCCGACCTCATGGGTACGGACGTGCGACGTGCCGAGCGGGTGCTCTACGAGAGCATCGACCCGGTTTCGCTCGACCGACTGTTCCAGCAGCGCCACGACGGGAGCGCACGCTACGACGGCCTCACCAGGTTCAGGGTCGACGGCTACGCCGTCGTCATCACCGCCGACGGGCGAATCGAGATCACCCCACACGACCCGCCCGAGGAGTGA
- the mutS gene encoding DNA mismatch repair protein MutS — protein sequence MTAEGIVGQYLALKEETDADVLAMQMGDFYEFFHEDAELVGRELDLKVSERSSGGDAYKMAGVPLDDLTPYLSALVERGYRVAVADQYATEDGHERRIERVVTPGTLLETNDADARYLASLVSDGSADGGTGSDAGDDAYGLAFVDVTTGRFHVTAVADAPAVLTELYRFAPTEILPGPAVRTDDDLLATVRERTDATLTLHATEAFAPGKARHVLREQFGEVEESLGLDSTLAVQAAGAALDYLAETGTGALASVTRLGTYTPDDHVAVDATTQRNLELTETMTGAGRSLFETVDHTETSAGRRLLKQWLGRPRRARGELERRQACVGAFCEAALAREELRETLSEAYDLERLASRTVSGSAGATDLLRAKETLALVPRLAETLDATPRLADSSVADVLDRIDRDAAADLRETLDTALAEDPPNTVTQGGLLRPEYDEELADLVARHEECVEWFDTLAERESEQTGIARLSVDRNKTDGYYIQVAKSQADAAPERYEGIKTLKNSQRYVTDELREREREILRLEERRGDLEYELFEELREDVAGHAELLQDVGRALAELDALACLATHAVKHDWTRPELVESGPLHIEAGRHPVVETDVSFVPNDLHLDAERRFLIVTGPNMSGKSTYMRQAALVTLLAQVGSFVPARSATVGVVDGIYTRVGALDELAQGRSTFMVEMQELSNILHSATEDSLVILDEVGRGTATYDGISIAWAATEYLHNTVGAKTLFATHYHELTGLAEHLPRVANVHVSVDESDGEVTFLRTVEEGATNRSYGVHVADLAGVPDPVVRRAGDVLDRLREEKAIEAKGSGGGETVQAVFDLGSGGFRGGASADGGTPSSSGATSSDAASPDSTSQSPDPEMESVLRELRETDVNETPPVELMSKVQEWQSRLDDR from the coding sequence ATGACTGCGGAGGGTATCGTCGGCCAGTATCTCGCGCTCAAGGAGGAGACGGACGCGGACGTGCTGGCGATGCAGATGGGCGACTTCTACGAGTTCTTCCACGAGGACGCCGAACTCGTCGGGCGCGAACTGGACCTCAAGGTCTCGGAGCGCTCGTCGGGCGGCGACGCGTACAAGATGGCGGGCGTCCCGCTGGACGACCTCACGCCGTACCTGTCCGCTCTGGTCGAACGCGGCTACCGCGTCGCCGTCGCCGACCAGTACGCCACCGAGGACGGCCACGAGCGCCGCATCGAGCGGGTCGTCACCCCCGGCACGCTCCTCGAGACGAACGACGCCGACGCGCGGTACCTCGCGAGTCTCGTCTCGGACGGGAGCGCCGACGGCGGCACCGGGAGCGACGCGGGGGACGACGCGTACGGCCTCGCGTTCGTCGACGTCACCACCGGCAGATTCCACGTCACGGCGGTCGCGGACGCACCGGCGGTCCTCACCGAACTGTACCGCTTCGCGCCGACCGAGATACTCCCCGGCCCAGCGGTGCGGACCGACGACGACCTGCTCGCCACCGTCCGCGAACGGACCGACGCGACCCTCACCCTGCACGCGACCGAGGCGTTCGCACCCGGTAAAGCCCGACACGTGCTCCGCGAGCAGTTCGGGGAGGTCGAAGAGAGTCTGGGACTGGACTCGACGCTCGCCGTACAGGCGGCGGGCGCGGCGCTCGACTACCTCGCCGAGACGGGGACCGGCGCGCTGGCGTCGGTGACGCGCCTCGGGACGTACACGCCGGACGACCACGTCGCCGTCGACGCGACCACCCAGCGCAACCTCGAACTCACCGAGACGATGACCGGCGCGGGCCGGTCGCTGTTCGAGACGGTCGACCACACCGAGACGAGCGCGGGCCGTCGCCTCCTCAAGCAGTGGCTCGGCCGCCCTCGACGCGCCCGAGGCGAACTGGAGCGCCGCCAGGCGTGCGTCGGCGCGTTCTGCGAGGCCGCGCTGGCCCGCGAGGAACTCCGGGAGACGCTCTCGGAGGCGTACGACCTCGAACGGCTGGCGAGTCGGACGGTGTCGGGGAGCGCTGGCGCGACCGACCTGCTCCGCGCGAAGGAGACGCTCGCGCTCGTCCCTCGACTCGCCGAGACGCTCGACGCGACGCCGCGACTCGCCGACTCGTCGGTCGCCGACGTGCTGGACCGCATCGACCGCGATGCGGCCGCGGACCTCCGCGAGACGCTCGACACCGCCCTCGCCGAGGACCCGCCGAACACCGTCACGCAGGGCGGTCTGTTGCGTCCCGAGTACGACGAGGAACTGGCCGACCTCGTCGCGCGCCACGAGGAGTGCGTCGAGTGGTTCGACACGCTCGCCGAGCGGGAGAGCGAGCAGACGGGCATCGCCCGCCTCTCCGTGGACCGCAACAAGACCGACGGCTACTACATCCAGGTGGCGAAGTCCCAGGCCGACGCCGCCCCCGAGCGCTACGAGGGCATCAAGACGCTGAAGAACTCCCAGCGGTACGTCACCGACGAACTCCGCGAACGCGAACGCGAGATACTCCGCCTCGAAGAGCGGCGCGGCGACCTGGAGTACGAACTGTTCGAGGAGCTGCGCGAGGACGTCGCCGGCCACGCCGAACTGCTGCAGGACGTGGGGAGAGCGCTCGCGGAACTCGACGCGCTGGCGTGTCTCGCCACCCACGCCGTCAAGCACGACTGGACGCGCCCGGAACTCGTCGAGTCGGGACCGCTGCACATCGAGGCGGGGCGGCATCCGGTCGTCGAGACCGACGTCTCGTTCGTCCCGAACGACCTCCACCTCGACGCCGAGCGCCGGTTCCTCATCGTCACCGGGCCGAACATGAGCGGGAAGTCCACCTACATGCGTCAGGCGGCGCTCGTCACCCTGCTCGCGCAGGTCGGGAGCTTCGTCCCGGCGCGCTCCGCGACGGTCGGCGTCGTCGACGGTATCTACACCCGCGTCGGCGCGCTCGACGAACTGGCGCAGGGCCGCTCGACGTTCATGGTCGAGATGCAGGAGCTGAGCAATATCCTCCACAGCGCCACCGAGGACTCGCTGGTCATCCTCGACGAGGTGGGCCGCGGGACGGCGACCTACGACGGTATCTCCATCGCCTGGGCTGCCACCGAGTATCTCCACAACACCGTCGGCGCGAAGACGCTGTTCGCGACTCACTACCACGAACTGACTGGTCTCGCCGAGCACCTGCCCCGCGTCGCGAACGTCCACGTGTCCGTCGACGAGTCGGACGGCGAGGTGACGTTCCTCCGGACCGTCGAGGAGGGGGCGACGAACCGCTCGTACGGCGTCCACGTCGCGGACCTCGCGGGCGTCCCCGACCCCGTCGTCCGCCGGGCGGGCGACGTGCTCGACCGCCTGCGCGAGGAGAAGGCCATCGAGGCGAAGGGGTCGGGCGGCGGCGAGACGGTCCAGGCCGTCTTCGACCTCGGGTCGGGCGGCTTCAGAGGCGGCGCGAGTGCGGACGGCGGGACGCCGTCGTCGTCCGGTGCGACGTCGTCCGACGCGGCATCGCCCGATTCGACATCGCAGTCGCCCGACCCGGAGATGGAGTCGGTACTGCGAGAACTCCGCGAGACGGACGTGAACGAGACGCCGCCGGTCGAACTCATGTCGAAGGTCCAGGAGTGGCAGTCGCGACTGGACGACCGGTAG
- a CDS encoding thioredoxin family protein encodes MTLTAKPLRPTDGDDLRDVLATHDLVLVEFYTAGCAMCQAMEPVLGTVQRATEVTVAMVNPGDDIGLVETYDVRSVPTLVLFEDGAEVARLADGFQGAESVVEFLDTHTEGVSV; translated from the coding sequence GTGACCCTCACCGCCAAGCCCCTACGACCGACCGACGGCGACGACCTGCGCGACGTACTCGCGACCCACGACCTGGTCCTCGTGGAGTTCTACACCGCTGGCTGTGCGATGTGCCAGGCGATGGAACCCGTCCTCGGCACTGTCCAGCGTGCGACCGAGGTCACCGTGGCGATGGTGAACCCCGGCGACGACATCGGACTGGTCGAGACGTACGACGTGCGCTCGGTACCGACGCTCGTCCTGTTCGAGGACGGCGCGGAAGTCGCGCGACTGGCCGACGGCTTCCAGGGTGCGGAGTCCGTCGTCGAGTTCCTCGACACGCACACCGAGGGCGTGTCGGTCTGA
- a CDS encoding glycosyltransferase produces the protein MVSLADLDVAVAHWGIDSPGGAEAVAVALADALDCDRIYTLGVPDVGTRETYPDVEFYDLLDDAALEPLRRAQARIDRVFEYALWEDVDWRAYGPPDVLVTSGATTRAVLTPDETLHLNYCHSPPRTLYDRYHDRTDGLPGVLARPLVRYLRLRDAAVDDRVDGYLANSPVIARRLWKFYDRDAEVLYPPIDVAALGHLDRERGDRYLHLGRLDVEKGVPEVVAAFEELDQPLDFVGPRGDVPGDVLDRIDRAPNMRYLGFVDAAEKRRLLVESRAVVFNGVAEDFGIVPVEAVAAGAACLARDEGFPSMFVDEGIGLRHDGTGAGVRDAVERFEADPFDADRQRAEEFSREAFESRLETTVTERYEAFDARFGR, from the coding sequence ATGGTCTCGCTCGCGGACCTCGACGTGGCGGTCGCCCACTGGGGCATCGACTCCCCCGGCGGGGCGGAAGCCGTCGCCGTCGCTCTCGCCGACGCCCTCGACTGCGACCGCATCTACACGCTCGGCGTTCCGGACGTCGGCACCCGCGAGACGTACCCGGACGTCGAGTTCTACGATCTGCTCGACGACGCCGCGCTCGAACCCCTCCGGCGTGCGCAGGCCCGTATCGACCGCGTGTTCGAGTACGCCCTCTGGGAGGACGTCGACTGGCGAGCGTACGGCCCGCCGGACGTCCTCGTCACATCGGGCGCGACGACGCGAGCGGTCCTCACCCCCGACGAGACGCTCCACCTCAACTACTGTCACTCCCCGCCGCGGACACTGTACGACCGGTACCACGACCGGACCGACGGTCTCCCCGGCGTGCTCGCTCGACCGCTGGTCCGGTACCTCCGGCTCCGCGACGCCGCGGTCGACGACCGGGTCGACGGCTACCTCGCGAACAGCCCCGTCATCGCCCGCCGACTGTGGAAGTTCTACGACCGGGACGCGGAGGTGCTGTACCCGCCTATCGACGTGGCGGCGCTCGGTCACCTCGACCGGGAACGCGGCGACCGCTACCTCCACCTCGGCCGCCTCGACGTCGAGAAGGGCGTCCCCGAGGTGGTCGCCGCCTTCGAAGAACTCGACCAGCCCCTCGACTTCGTCGGCCCACGCGGTGACGTGCCCGGCGACGTCCTCGACCGCATCGACCGCGCGCCGAACATGCGCTACCTCGGGTTCGTCGACGCCGCCGAGAAACGCCGCCTGCTGGTCGAGAGCCGCGCGGTCGTCTTCAACGGCGTCGCGGAGGACTTCGGCATCGTCCCCGTCGAGGCCGTCGCCGCGGGGGCGGCGTGTCTCGCCCGCGACGAGGGGTTCCCGAGCATGTTCGTCGACGAGGGAATCGGTCTGCGTCACGACGGCACCGGCGCTGGCGTTCGGGACGCCGTCGAGCGGTTCGAGGCCGACCCGTTCGACGCCGACCGGCAGCGTGCCGAAGAGTTCTCCCGCGAGGCGTTCGAGAGCCGACTGGAGACGACGGTGACCGAGCGCTACGAAGCGTTCGACGCGCGGTTCGGCCGCTGA
- a CDS encoding alkaline phosphatase family protein, with the protein MPDTIVVGLDGANWALLRPWLDEGRLPNVDALRDDGVYSEMESCLPPVTCPNWRCYTTGKNPGKLGVFWWEKIDTANRTLTTPTSRSFDSANYWDYLNEDGKTAGIVNVPMTYPPFELDGFLVAGGPGSEQEEYTDPPELSDDLDGRGYRLHPDVPVTADSDSEAADAVVDLIDDRLSTFRDLVDERPVDVAHCTVFYINVLQHFFWRGEPTRRAWEVIDDHLGELREAHPEATLMLMSDHGCTEIDTVFNANSWLESMGYLSTERSASDLFGRVGLNKKRVSALAHRFGVHDLVVRLAPERLKSSVPEDEEGFKREQKLDRVNWDETSAIASGQGLIYVVDDDEETVESLVSDLENLRNREGRPVASEVLRREEAYSGSHVDEAPNVVFDQREGVHTSGAIGDNPVFDGPGTWAAENVRTGLFLASGPEVSGALDETISILDVAPTVLRSVGSAVPTDMDGRALDLFGDDAPAERDPIPASAVDSASDQAVQDRLEDLGYLE; encoded by the coding sequence ATGCCCGACACCATCGTCGTCGGTCTGGACGGCGCGAACTGGGCGCTGCTCCGCCCGTGGCTCGACGAGGGACGGCTCCCGAACGTCGATGCGCTGCGCGACGACGGCGTCTACTCGGAGATGGAGAGCTGTCTCCCGCCAGTCACCTGCCCGAACTGGCGGTGCTACACGACCGGGAAGAACCCCGGCAAACTCGGCGTGTTCTGGTGGGAGAAGATCGACACCGCGAACCGGACGCTCACGACGCCCACCTCGCGGTCGTTCGACAGCGCGAACTACTGGGACTACCTCAACGAGGACGGGAAGACGGCCGGTATCGTCAACGTCCCGATGACGTACCCACCGTTCGAGCTGGACGGCTTCCTCGTCGCCGGCGGACCGGGGAGCGAGCAGGAGGAGTACACCGACCCACCGGAGCTGAGCGACGACCTCGACGGCCGGGGCTACCGACTCCACCCGGACGTGCCGGTCACGGCCGACAGCGACAGCGAGGCGGCCGACGCGGTCGTCGACCTCATCGACGACCGACTCTCGACGTTCCGCGACCTCGTCGACGAACGGCCCGTCGACGTGGCCCACTGCACGGTCTTCTACATCAACGTCCTCCAGCACTTCTTCTGGCGCGGCGAGCCGACCCGTCGCGCGTGGGAGGTCATCGACGACCACCTGGGCGAACTCCGAGAGGCGCACCCCGAGGCGACGCTCATGCTCATGTCCGACCACGGCTGTACGGAGATCGACACCGTCTTCAACGCCAACAGCTGGCTCGAATCGATGGGCTACCTCTCGACCGAGCGCAGCGCGTCGGACCTGTTCGGTCGCGTCGGACTCAACAAGAAACGCGTCTCCGCGCTCGCCCACCGGTTCGGCGTCCACGACCTCGTGGTCAGACTCGCACCGGAGCGGCTGAAGAGCTCCGTCCCGGAGGACGAGGAGGGGTTCAAACGCGAGCAGAAGCTCGACCGCGTGAACTGGGACGAGACCAGCGCCATCGCCAGCGGGCAGGGCCTGATCTACGTCGTGGACGACGACGAGGAGACCGTCGAGTCGCTGGTGAGCGACCTGGAGAACCTGCGGAACCGGGAGGGCCGCCCCGTCGCCAGCGAGGTGCTGCGCCGCGAGGAGGCCTACAGCGGGTCGCACGTGGACGAAGCCCCCAACGTCGTCTTCGACCAGCGCGAGGGCGTCCACACCAGCGGGGCCATCGGCGACAACCCCGTCTTTGACGGCCCCGGAACGTGGGCCGCCGAGAACGTCCGTACGGGCCTGTTCCTCGCCTCGGGTCCCGAGGTGTCGGGCGCACTCGACGAGACCATCTCCATCCTCGACGTCGCCCCGACGGTCCTCCGGAGCGTCGGCAGTGCCGTCCCGACGGACATGGACGGCCGCGCGCTCGACCTGTTCGGCGACGACGCACCCGCCGAGCGCGACCCCATCCCCGCGTCGGCCGTCGACAGCGCCTCCGATCAGGCGGTGCAGGACCGACTGGAGGACCTCGGCTACCTCGAATGA